In Oncorhynchus tshawytscha isolate Ot180627B linkage group LG23, Otsh_v2.0, whole genome shotgun sequence, the following proteins share a genomic window:
- the LOC112222584 gene encoding kelch-like protein 32 isoform X3 — MPSEPCVSGQELVTDQRLCQSKSHQDSVLSALNQQRKDGVLCDVTLVAGDQKFHAHKAVLAACSDYFRAMFSLCMVESEADEVTLQGVTSVGLKHALDFAYTGQIILEPGVIQDVLSAGSHLQLLELLSLCSHYLIQELNSVNYLDLYRASDLFHLPVLEEAVVSFLVEHLCELQQSRLEEVLLLPYRLLRDVLMSDRLTSLNEEEIWHLVVCWLEHDCRYQYTKDLIQHVRYGLMDVAALHHVAHCHPLVQSSAAALVDEALEYHRATFAQPLRQTAHTKPRFQSLTLYIAGGRKREVSRVRELRYFNPAAQENVRVAGCSNWSELAPMPAGRSHHCVAVMGHFLFVAGGEVEHSTGRTCAVRTACRYDPRGNCWMEIASMKACREHFVLGALGQYLYAVGGRNELRQVLPTVERYCPKRNRWTFVQSFDCSLSCHAGSVADDLLWVSGGVTNTAQYQNRLMVYNPEQNQWLARSPMLQRRVYHVMAMARRQLYVLGGNDLDYNNDRILVRHIDSYDIDMDQWTRCTFSLLTGQNESGVAVHDDRIYVVGGYSIWTNEPLACIQVLDVSTEGKEEVFYGPTLPFASNGIATCFLPAPFFTCPNLQTLQVPHHRIGAV; from the exons ATGCCATCTGAACCTTGTGTCAG TGGGCAGGAGCTGGTAACAGACCAGAGGCTATGCCAGTCCAAGTCTCACCAGGACTCCGTCCTCTCCGCCCTCAACCAGCAGAGGAAGGATGGCGtactctgtgatgtcaccctGGTCGCCGGCGACCAGAAGTTCCACGCCCATAAAGCAGTGCTGGCGGCGTGCAGTGATTACTTCCGG gccATGTTCAGTCTGTGCATGGTGGAGAGTGAGGCAGATGAGGTGACTCTTCAGGGAGTGACAAGTGTGGGACTGAAACATGCACTAGACTTTGCCTACACAGGACAG ATAATACTGGAGCCAGGGGTGATTCAGGATGTTCTGTCGGCAGGAAGTCACCTTCAGCTGCTGGAGCTGCTCAGTCTCTGCTCACACTACCTCATCCAG GAGCTGAACAGTGTTAACTACCTGGACCTGTACCGTGCTTCTGATCTGTTCCACCTCCCTGTTCTGGAGGAGGCTGTGGTCAGCTTCCTGGTAGAACACCTGTGTGAGCTGCAGCAGAGCCGCCTGGAGGAGGTGCTGCTGCTCCCCTACCgcctcctcagggatgtgttgatGAGCGACCGCCTCACCTCCCTCAACGAGGAGGAGATCTGGCAT cTGGTGGTGTGCTGGTTAGAGCATGACTGTCGGTACCAGTACACAAAGGACCTGATACAGCACGTTCGTTACGGCCTCATGGACGTGGCCGCCCTGCACCACGTGGCACACTGCCACCCGCTGGTCCAGTCCAGTGCCGCCGCCCTAGTGGACGAGGCTCTAGAGTACCACCGAGCCACCTTCGCCCAACCCCTCCGCCAGACCGCCCACACCAAGCCCCGCTTCcagtctctcaccctctacaTTGCCGGCGGGCGCAAGCGCGAGGTGAGCCGCGTGCGGGAGCTGCGCTACTTCAACCCAGCCGCCCAGGAGAACGTGCGCGTGGCCGGGTGCTCCAACTGGAGCGAGCTGGCGCCAATGCCCGCTGGGCGCAGCCACCACTGCGTGGCCGTCATGGGCCACTTCCTGTTTGTGGCGGGTGGCGAGGTGGAGCATTCCACGGGGAGGACGTGTGCGGTGAGGACAGCTTGTCGGTATGACCCCCGGGGGAACTGCTGGATGGAGATAGCCTCCATGAAGGCGTGCAGGGAACACTTCGTCCTGGGGGCTCTGGGCCAGTATCTGTACGCGGTGGGGGGGAGGAACGAACTGAGACAGGTGCTGCCCACCGTGGAACGCTACTGTCCGAAGAGGAACAGGTGGACCTTCGTCCAGTCCTTTGACTGCTCGCTGTCCTGCCATGCAGGCAGTGTGGCTGACGACCTGCTCTGGgtctcag GTGGAGTCACAAACACAGCTCAGTACCAGAATAGACTGATGGTGTACAACCCAGAACAG AACCAGTGGCTGGCCCGCAGTCCCATGCTACAGAGGCGAGTGTACCATGTCATGGCCATGGCGAGAAGGCAGCTGTATGTGCTGGGAGGAAATGACCTGGACTACAACAACGACCGCATCCTGGTCCGCCACATCGACTCCTATGACATAGACATGGACCAGTGGACCCGCTGCACCTTCAGCCTACTCACGG GTCAGAACGAATCTGGCGTGGCAGTCCATGATGACCGAATCTATGTTGTCGGTGGATATTCTATTTGGACCAATGAGCCCCTAGCGTGTATTCAG GTGTTAGATGTGAGCACGGAGGGGAAGGAGGAAGTGTTCTATGGACCAACTCTACCGTTCGCCTCCAATGGAATAGCAACGTGTTTCCTCCCTGCTCCATTCTTCACCTGCCCCAACCTACAGACTCTACAAGTGCCCCATCACAGGATAGGGGCTGTTTAA
- the LOC112222584 gene encoding kelch-like protein 32 isoform X1, with protein sequence MPSEPCVSGQELVTDQRLCQSKSHQDSVLSALNQQRKDGVLCDVTLVAGDQKFHAHKAVLAACSDYFRSVCVCVCSQAMFSLCMVESEADEVTLQGVTSVGLKHALDFAYTGQLVVCWLEHDCRYQYTKDLIQHVRYGLMDVAALHHVAHCHPLVQSSAAALVDEALEYHRATFAQPLRQTAHTKPRFQSLTLYIAGGRKREVSRVRELRYFNPAAQENVRVAGCSNWSELAPMPAGRSHHCVAVMGHFLFVAGGEVEHSTGRTCAVRTACRYDPRGNCWMEIASMKACREHFVLGALGQYLYAVGGRNELRQVLPTVERYCPKRNRWTFVQSFDCSLSCHAGSVADDLLWVSGGVTNTAQYQNRLMVYNPEQNQWLARSPMLQRRVYHVMAMARRQLYVLGGNDLDYNNDRILVRHIDSYDIDMDQWTRCTFSLLTGQNESGVAVHDDRIYVVGGYSIWTNEPLACIQVLDVSTEGKEEVFYGPTLPFASNGIATCFLPAPFFTCPNLQTLQVPHHRIGAV encoded by the exons ATGCCATCTGAACCTTGTGTCAG TGGGCAGGAGCTGGTAACAGACCAGAGGCTATGCCAGTCCAAGTCTCACCAGGACTCCGTCCTCTCCGCCCTCAACCAGCAGAGGAAGGATGGCGtactctgtgatgtcaccctGGTCGCCGGCGACCAGAAGTTCCACGCCCATAAAGCAGTGCTGGCGGCGTGCAGTGATTACTTCCGG tctgtgtgtgtgtgtgtgtgttctcaggccATGTTCAGTCTGTGCATGGTGGAGAGTGAGGCAGATGAGGTGACTCTTCAGGGAGTGACAAGTGTGGGACTGAAACATGCACTAGACTTTGCCTACACAGGACAG cTGGTGGTGTGCTGGTTAGAGCATGACTGTCGGTACCAGTACACAAAGGACCTGATACAGCACGTTCGTTACGGCCTCATGGACGTGGCCGCCCTGCACCACGTGGCACACTGCCACCCGCTGGTCCAGTCCAGTGCCGCCGCCCTAGTGGACGAGGCTCTAGAGTACCACCGAGCCACCTTCGCCCAACCCCTCCGCCAGACCGCCCACACCAAGCCCCGCTTCcagtctctcaccctctacaTTGCCGGCGGGCGCAAGCGCGAGGTGAGCCGCGTGCGGGAGCTGCGCTACTTCAACCCAGCCGCCCAGGAGAACGTGCGCGTGGCCGGGTGCTCCAACTGGAGCGAGCTGGCGCCAATGCCCGCTGGGCGCAGCCACCACTGCGTGGCCGTCATGGGCCACTTCCTGTTTGTGGCGGGTGGCGAGGTGGAGCATTCCACGGGGAGGACGTGTGCGGTGAGGACAGCTTGTCGGTATGACCCCCGGGGGAACTGCTGGATGGAGATAGCCTCCATGAAGGCGTGCAGGGAACACTTCGTCCTGGGGGCTCTGGGCCAGTATCTGTACGCGGTGGGGGGGAGGAACGAACTGAGACAGGTGCTGCCCACCGTGGAACGCTACTGTCCGAAGAGGAACAGGTGGACCTTCGTCCAGTCCTTTGACTGCTCGCTGTCCTGCCATGCAGGCAGTGTGGCTGACGACCTGCTCTGGgtctcag GTGGAGTCACAAACACAGCTCAGTACCAGAATAGACTGATGGTGTACAACCCAGAACAG AACCAGTGGCTGGCCCGCAGTCCCATGCTACAGAGGCGAGTGTACCATGTCATGGCCATGGCGAGAAGGCAGCTGTATGTGCTGGGAGGAAATGACCTGGACTACAACAACGACCGCATCCTGGTCCGCCACATCGACTCCTATGACATAGACATGGACCAGTGGACCCGCTGCACCTTCAGCCTACTCACGG GTCAGAACGAATCTGGCGTGGCAGTCCATGATGACCGAATCTATGTTGTCGGTGGATATTCTATTTGGACCAATGAGCCCCTAGCGTGTATTCAG GTGTTAGATGTGAGCACGGAGGGGAAGGAGGAAGTGTTCTATGGACCAACTCTACCGTTCGCCTCCAATGGAATAGCAACGTGTTTCCTCCCTGCTCCATTCTTCACCTGCCCCAACCTACAGACTCTACAAGTGCCCCATCACAGGATAGGGGCTGTTTAA
- the LOC112222584 gene encoding kelch-like protein 32 isoform X2, producing the protein MPSEPCVSGQELVTDQRLCQSKSHQDSVLSALNQQRKDGVLCDVTLVAGDQKFHAHKAVLAACSDYFRAMFSLCMVESEADEVTLQGVTSVGLKHALDFAYTGQLVVCWLEHDCRYQYTKDLIQHVRYGLMDVAALHHVAHCHPLVQSSAAALVDEALEYHRATFAQPLRQTAHTKPRFQSLTLYIAGGRKREVSRVRELRYFNPAAQENVRVAGCSNWSELAPMPAGRSHHCVAVMGHFLFVAGGEVEHSTGRTCAVRTACRYDPRGNCWMEIASMKACREHFVLGALGQYLYAVGGRNELRQVLPTVERYCPKRNRWTFVQSFDCSLSCHAGSVADDLLWVSGGVTNTAQYQNRLMVYNPEQNQWLARSPMLQRRVYHVMAMARRQLYVLGGNDLDYNNDRILVRHIDSYDIDMDQWTRCTFSLLTGQNESGVAVHDDRIYVVGGYSIWTNEPLACIQVLDVSTEGKEEVFYGPTLPFASNGIATCFLPAPFFTCPNLQTLQVPHHRIGAV; encoded by the exons ATGCCATCTGAACCTTGTGTCAG TGGGCAGGAGCTGGTAACAGACCAGAGGCTATGCCAGTCCAAGTCTCACCAGGACTCCGTCCTCTCCGCCCTCAACCAGCAGAGGAAGGATGGCGtactctgtgatgtcaccctGGTCGCCGGCGACCAGAAGTTCCACGCCCATAAAGCAGTGCTGGCGGCGTGCAGTGATTACTTCCGG gccATGTTCAGTCTGTGCATGGTGGAGAGTGAGGCAGATGAGGTGACTCTTCAGGGAGTGACAAGTGTGGGACTGAAACATGCACTAGACTTTGCCTACACAGGACAG cTGGTGGTGTGCTGGTTAGAGCATGACTGTCGGTACCAGTACACAAAGGACCTGATACAGCACGTTCGTTACGGCCTCATGGACGTGGCCGCCCTGCACCACGTGGCACACTGCCACCCGCTGGTCCAGTCCAGTGCCGCCGCCCTAGTGGACGAGGCTCTAGAGTACCACCGAGCCACCTTCGCCCAACCCCTCCGCCAGACCGCCCACACCAAGCCCCGCTTCcagtctctcaccctctacaTTGCCGGCGGGCGCAAGCGCGAGGTGAGCCGCGTGCGGGAGCTGCGCTACTTCAACCCAGCCGCCCAGGAGAACGTGCGCGTGGCCGGGTGCTCCAACTGGAGCGAGCTGGCGCCAATGCCCGCTGGGCGCAGCCACCACTGCGTGGCCGTCATGGGCCACTTCCTGTTTGTGGCGGGTGGCGAGGTGGAGCATTCCACGGGGAGGACGTGTGCGGTGAGGACAGCTTGTCGGTATGACCCCCGGGGGAACTGCTGGATGGAGATAGCCTCCATGAAGGCGTGCAGGGAACACTTCGTCCTGGGGGCTCTGGGCCAGTATCTGTACGCGGTGGGGGGGAGGAACGAACTGAGACAGGTGCTGCCCACCGTGGAACGCTACTGTCCGAAGAGGAACAGGTGGACCTTCGTCCAGTCCTTTGACTGCTCGCTGTCCTGCCATGCAGGCAGTGTGGCTGACGACCTGCTCTGGgtctcag GTGGAGTCACAAACACAGCTCAGTACCAGAATAGACTGATGGTGTACAACCCAGAACAG AACCAGTGGCTGGCCCGCAGTCCCATGCTACAGAGGCGAGTGTACCATGTCATGGCCATGGCGAGAAGGCAGCTGTATGTGCTGGGAGGAAATGACCTGGACTACAACAACGACCGCATCCTGGTCCGCCACATCGACTCCTATGACATAGACATGGACCAGTGGACCCGCTGCACCTTCAGCCTACTCACGG GTCAGAACGAATCTGGCGTGGCAGTCCATGATGACCGAATCTATGTTGTCGGTGGATATTCTATTTGGACCAATGAGCCCCTAGCGTGTATTCAG GTGTTAGATGTGAGCACGGAGGGGAAGGAGGAAGTGTTCTATGGACCAACTCTACCGTTCGCCTCCAATGGAATAGCAACGTGTTTCCTCCCTGCTCCATTCTTCACCTGCCCCAACCTACAGACTCTACAAGTGCCCCATCACAGGATAGGGGCTGTTTAA